One stretch of Balneola sp. MJW-20 DNA includes these proteins:
- the purH gene encoding bifunctional phosphoribosylaminoimidazolecarboxamide formyltransferase/IMP cyclohydrolase, whose translation MALKPLSELPKNPLKIKRALLSVSDKSRLEELARALDNAGVELISTGGTAKAIAGFGIAVKDVSEITGFQECLDGRVKTLHPMVHGGILARTSHNADLEEINELGIEPIELVVVNLYPFKDTVAKPDITPAEATEFIDIGGPTMIRAAAKNFAHVCILSQPGQYNDFLNELSDGEGISFDTRKRLGRDAFAHTADYDAAISNYFNEITADEPSPQFNISLPLSQELRYGENPHQKAAVYGYQEEYIDCFHGKKLSYNNYLDVDAALNIISDFDEDKPACAIIKHTIPCGVGISDDLSDAYKKAFSTDTVSPFGGIVVVNRTLDLETARAIDEIFTEIIIAPKYEDKALELLQAKKNRRLIRMKIGAKDFSKETYRSIFGGALKQDADLHAIDQSEFEVVTDRKPDEKEWEDLLFSWKVVRHIKSNAIVYAKDGRTLGIGSGQTSRVDSSEIAVAKANKEGLDFNGCAIASDAFFPFADGVEAAAKAGAKAVIQPGGSIRDEEVIAKANEFGMTMVFTGKRHFKH comes from the coding sequence GTGGCACTAAAACCTCTCTCAGAGCTTCCAAAAAATCCTCTCAAGATTAAAAGAGCACTGCTCTCTGTTTCCGATAAAAGCAGGCTGGAGGAACTTGCAAGAGCTCTGGACAATGCCGGAGTTGAACTTATATCCACCGGTGGTACTGCTAAAGCGATCGCAGGATTTGGCATTGCCGTAAAAGATGTATCTGAGATCACCGGTTTTCAGGAATGTCTGGATGGCCGGGTAAAAACACTTCACCCAATGGTTCATGGTGGAATTCTTGCCAGAACTTCTCACAATGCTGACCTTGAGGAGATCAATGAACTGGGTATTGAACCTATAGAACTAGTGGTTGTAAACCTCTACCCTTTTAAAGATACCGTAGCAAAACCAGATATCACACCTGCCGAAGCCACTGAATTTATTGATATCGGCGGACCCACTATGATAAGGGCGGCAGCTAAGAACTTCGCACATGTTTGCATACTAAGTCAGCCTGGACAGTACAATGACTTTTTAAACGAGCTTAGTGATGGTGAAGGCATAAGCTTTGATACACGGAAACGACTAGGCCGGGATGCTTTTGCCCATACCGCAGATTATGATGCTGCGATATCCAATTACTTTAATGAGATCACTGCTGATGAACCATCTCCGCAATTTAATATCTCCCTCCCTCTTTCACAGGAATTACGGTACGGAGAGAATCCACATCAGAAAGCAGCCGTTTACGGATACCAGGAGGAATACATCGATTGTTTCCATGGTAAAAAGCTGAGTTATAACAACTACCTGGATGTGGACGCTGCACTGAATATCATCTCAGACTTCGATGAAGACAAGCCCGCTTGTGCTATTATCAAGCATACGATCCCGTGTGGAGTCGGTATTTCAGATGACCTTTCAGACGCTTATAAAAAAGCCTTCAGTACTGATACGGTCTCTCCCTTCGGTGGCATTGTTGTCGTAAACCGGACGCTCGATCTTGAAACTGCTAGAGCTATCGATGAGATCTTCACCGAGATCATCATCGCCCCGAAATATGAAGATAAAGCTCTGGAGTTACTACAGGCCAAGAAGAACCGCCGGTTGATCCGAATGAAAATTGGCGCTAAAGATTTCAGTAAAGAAACCTATCGCTCAATCTTTGGCGGTGCACTCAAACAGGATGCCGACCTCCATGCAATAGACCAAAGTGAGTTTGAAGTAGTAACAGACCGAAAACCTGATGAGAAAGAATGGGAAGATCTTCTTTTCTCCTGGAAAGTAGTGCGCCATATTAAATCCAATGCCATTGTTTATGCTAAGGACGGACGCACACTGGGAATAGGTTCCGGACAGACCAGCCGGGTGGATTCCTCTGAGATCGCTGTTGCTAAAGCTAATAAAGAAGGCCTGGATTTTAATGGATGCGCGATTGCATCCGATGCCTTTTTCCCTTTTGCTGATGGGGTGGAAGCGGCTGCAAAAGCAGGCGCAAAGGCTGTAATTCAGCCGGGTGGCAGTATCAGAGATGAAGAAGTGATCGCCAAAGCCAATGAATTTGGCATGACAATGGTCTTCACAGGAAAAAGGCATTTTAAACATTGA
- a CDS encoding TatD family hydrolase: MIDTHSHIYLEQFDEDRNEVMKRAVDAGITDIYMPAIDLDSIAQMANLEYEGIAFHKMAGLHPCDVGEELEKDFYGSLMHWVEQPDILGVGETGLDYYWSTDHIDNQKTSLRLHCKAARESNKPVIIHNRESTSDMLDIIEEEQDGSLKGIWHCYNGTVDEGKRAIDLGLHLGIGGVVTFKNGGVDKTVTELPLDKMVLETDAPYLSPAPNRGKRNEPSFMKYTAEKLAELFGLSLDELDKKTSDTACILFDKPII; the protein is encoded by the coding sequence ATGATTGATACACACTCACATATCTACCTTGAACAATTTGATGAAGATAGAAATGAGGTTATGAAGCGTGCAGTGGATGCCGGGATAACGGATATATATATGCCAGCTATAGATCTGGATTCGATTGCACAGATGGCCAACCTTGAATATGAAGGAATTGCATTCCATAAAATGGCAGGGTTACACCCCTGCGATGTAGGCGAAGAGCTGGAAAAAGATTTCTACGGTTCGCTCATGCACTGGGTAGAGCAACCGGACATCCTGGGTGTGGGTGAGACCGGACTGGATTATTACTGGAGCACCGATCACATAGACAATCAGAAAACAAGTCTTCGGTTACATTGCAAGGCTGCGAGAGAATCAAATAAGCCCGTGATCATACATAACCGTGAAAGCACCTCTGATATGCTGGATATTATTGAGGAAGAGCAGGACGGAAGCCTGAAAGGGATCTGGCATTGTTATAACGGAACGGTTGATGAAGGAAAGCGGGCTATCGACCTTGGGCTTCATTTAGGCATTGGCGGGGTTGTGACCTTTAAAAACGGGGGTGTGGATAAGACAGTAACAGAACTTCCACTCGATAAAATGGTCCTTGAAACGGATGCTCCCTATCTTTCGCCGGCACCAAACAGAGGGAAAAGGAATGAACCTTCTTTCATGAAATATACTGCTGAGAAACTGGCAGAATTATTTGGATTAAGTCTGGATGAACTTGATAAAAAAACTTCCGATACTGCCTGCATACTATTTGATAAACCCATTATCTGA
- a CDS encoding regulatory protein RecX: MKKKDKFKDRYPDKKFDLLPAPVSSIQVQKKNKTRFSVFVNDTFLIGISDSALTRFNIRKGKEITRSLLQSLIDHEEQFAAREYMIGLLSRRDHSRKELYTKSIKKGFESSYLNDILDQLEQKGYINDRSFAEKFVHDKFEFRQWGPYKIRAELAKKGIYGEDADRALNIVLDKEDIVESMFGLISKKKARYLREDPDKRRNKIFDFLRRKGYDSSIILNHLDELLNKIES, encoded by the coding sequence TTGAAGAAGAAGGATAAATTTAAAGACCGGTACCCGGATAAGAAATTTGATCTTCTTCCGGCACCGGTCTCTTCTATCCAGGTACAAAAAAAGAACAAGACCCGCTTTTCCGTCTTTGTTAATGATACCTTTCTAATTGGTATCTCCGATTCCGCTCTCACCCGTTTCAATATCCGAAAGGGAAAAGAGATCACCCGCTCACTGCTACAGTCCCTGATCGATCATGAGGAACAGTTTGCAGCACGTGAATACATGATCGGGCTGCTATCCCGCAGAGACCACTCCCGAAAAGAACTATACACCAAATCGATCAAGAAAGGATTTGAGTCTTCCTACCTCAACGATATTCTGGATCAGCTTGAACAAAAAGGATATATCAATGACAGGTCCTTTGCTGAAAAGTTCGTTCATGATAAATTCGAGTTCAGGCAATGGGGGCCCTATAAGATACGGGCAGAACTTGCCAAGAAAGGGATCTATGGAGAAGACGCTGACCGTGCTCTGAATATAGTACTGGATAAAGAGGACATAGTAGAAAGCATGTTTGGACTCATTTCTAAGAAAAAAGCACGTTATCTGCGTGAAGACCCTGATAAGAGAAGGAATAAAATATTCGACTTTTTGCGCAGAAAAGGGTACGATTCATCGATCATACTTAACCATCTGGATGAGCTGCTGAACAAGATCGAATCATGA
- a CDS encoding aminotransferase class V-fold PLP-dependent enzyme produces MSDIDSLANKLIPHYSHFDVGNRLLFTGHSHQAWPDVAREGQLEYYDVCARDVDNKWNEAFEKTEVLRNYLRDFYDDPDAFYCREESTHVLFVSWLSSMDLKNKPKIISTDGEFHSLYRQLHRLEEEGLEVSYVPVNPDPTFADRIIDEMDDRTSAIMLSRVYFETCLINTHLTEIAAAAREKGIPVLIDDYHGTNVVPISVKEAGLEDCYILIGGYKYLQWGEANCFLRFPKNCELRPAITGWFASFSTLDAPRTDAPVEYDHSDQRFASGTYDPSSQFRAAKVVEFFREQGLTPEVLRKQYLAQVALLRNEFESKGFDEDIIRLTHREPVERNGGFLSLTSPHAREIRAILMDNEVFTDARDVILRLGPAPYTTEAQIKAVVNELHKAVEKLATRSV; encoded by the coding sequence ATGTCCGATATTGATTCACTGGCCAATAAACTTATTCCGCACTACTCCCACTTTGATGTAGGCAACCGTTTACTCTTTACGGGACACTCTCACCAGGCATGGCCCGATGTTGCACGAGAAGGACAACTGGAATATTATGATGTATGCGCCAGGGATGTAGATAATAAGTGGAACGAAGCGTTTGAGAAAACAGAGGTCCTCAGAAATTACCTGCGTGATTTTTATGATGATCCGGATGCTTTTTACTGCCGGGAAGAAAGCACCCATGTTTTGTTTGTGAGCTGGCTTTCAAGTATGGACCTCAAAAATAAGCCAAAGATCATTTCCACAGATGGTGAGTTTCATTCATTATATCGTCAGCTTCATAGACTGGAAGAAGAAGGCCTGGAGGTCAGTTATGTTCCGGTGAATCCTGATCCAACATTTGCTGATAGGATCATCGATGAAATGGATGACCGCACTTCAGCCATTATGTTATCAAGAGTGTACTTTGAGACCTGTCTGATCAATACTCATCTTACTGAAATTGCAGCTGCCGCACGTGAAAAAGGGATTCCGGTCCTGATCGATGACTATCACGGCACAAATGTAGTTCCTATTTCAGTAAAAGAAGCGGGACTGGAAGACTGCTACATTCTAATCGGTGGATACAAATATCTGCAATGGGGAGAGGCAAACTGCTTCCTTCGATTTCCGAAAAACTGTGAACTGAGGCCAGCCATCACCGGATGGTTTGCTTCTTTCAGTACACTGGATGCACCAAGAACGGACGCTCCGGTTGAATACGATCACTCTGACCAGCGCTTTGCCAGCGGTACCTACGATCCGTCATCTCAATTCCGTGCAGCTAAAGTTGTGGAGTTCTTCCGTGAGCAGGGACTCACACCGGAGGTTCTCCGTAAGCAGTACCTGGCACAGGTTGCATTACTGCGCAATGAGTTCGAGTCTAAAGGCTTTGATGAGGATATCATCCGGCTGACACATAGGGAACCGGTGGAGCGGAACGGTGGATTCCTTTCTTTGACATCCCCTCATGCACGGGAGATACGTGCGATATTGATGGATAATGAAGTATTTACGGACGCCAGAGATGTGATATTAAGATTAGGACCGGCACCGTACACCACAGAGGCTCAGATCAAAGCCGTTGTTAATGAACTGCATAAAGCAGTGGAAAAATTAGCTACAAGATCTGTGTAA
- the purN gene encoding phosphoribosylglycinamide formyltransferase, with product MKNIVVFASGSGTNFQSIIDACENQTLNARITGLISNKKDIGAIERAELHEIPFNVLSSTHYHTEEDYCRVLLKQLEEWEADLIVLAGYLRKIPECIIESYRNRILNIHPSLLPKYGGKGYYGLKVHQAVVDAGEAESGCTVHIVNEEFDKGPILDQTKVKVYEDDTAQTLAKRILKQEHILYPKVISNYLKKLS from the coding sequence TTGAAAAATATCGTAGTTTTTGCCTCCGGCTCAGGCACAAACTTTCAGTCTATTATCGATGCATGTGAGAACCAGACTCTCAATGCCAGGATCACCGGCCTTATCAGCAACAAAAAGGATATCGGAGCCATCGAAAGAGCAGAACTGCATGAGATTCCTTTCAATGTTCTCAGCAGCACTCATTATCATACCGAAGAAGATTATTGCAGGGTCCTGCTAAAGCAACTGGAGGAATGGGAAGCCGACTTAATTGTTCTCGCAGGATACCTTAGAAAGATCCCTGAATGTATTATCGAAAGCTATCGTAACAGGATCCTGAATATTCATCCCTCACTTTTACCAAAGTATGGAGGAAAAGGATATTACGGCCTCAAAGTTCATCAGGCTGTGGTCGATGCCGGGGAAGCAGAATCCGGGTGCACCGTTCACATTGTGAATGAGGAATTCGACAAAGGCCCCATACTGGACCAGACCAAAGTCAAAGTTTATGAGGATGACACTGCTCAAACATTAGCCAAACGGATACTTAAGCAGGAACATATCCTCTATCCAAAAGTAATCAGTAACTATCTAAAGAAATTATCATAA
- the recA gene encoding recombinase RecA yields the protein MADQKDRLKALDIAVGQIEKQHGKGTIMKLGDGAAVQDIDVVSTGSIMVDYALGVSGVPRGRITEIYGPEASGKTTLALQVIAQAQKNGGYAAFVDAEHAFDPRYAKALGINIEELLVSQPDSGEQALEITETLIRSGALDVVVVDSVAALVPRAELEGEMGDSHMGLQARLMSQALRKITGIVSKTRTAVIFINQVREKIGVMFGNPETTTGGRALKFYSSVRLDIRRIGSIKKGDEVIGNRTKVKVAKNKVAPPFKVVEFNIMYGKGISRISEILDLAVEYDIIEKRGSWYRYDGEPIGQGSDAAMQFLEEDEQLTEQIGTKVKNKLMGIEEPEEEVKDEKKAKEAVEEEG from the coding sequence ATGGCTGATCAAAAAGACAGATTAAAAGCATTAGATATTGCCGTTGGGCAGATCGAGAAACAACACGGTAAAGGCACGATCATGAAATTAGGAGACGGTGCCGCCGTACAGGATATTGACGTGGTGTCTACCGGTTCTATTATGGTGGATTATGCACTGGGAGTCAGTGGTGTTCCAAGAGGACGTATCACCGAGATCTATGGCCCTGAAGCAAGTGGTAAGACTACGCTCGCGCTACAGGTCATTGCCCAGGCACAGAAAAACGGCGGTTATGCGGCCTTTGTAGATGCGGAGCATGCTTTTGATCCCCGTTACGCCAAAGCTCTGGGTATTAATATTGAGGAATTACTCGTGTCACAACCTGACAGCGGCGAGCAGGCCCTGGAGATCACGGAGACGCTGATCCGCTCCGGTGCACTGGATGTGGTGGTAGTTGACTCGGTTGCTGCCTTGGTACCAAGAGCTGAGCTGGAAGGTGAAATGGGTGACTCTCACATGGGTCTTCAGGCACGCCTGATGTCTCAGGCACTGCGTAAGATTACCGGTATTGTAAGCAAGACCCGTACTGCTGTGATCTTTATCAATCAGGTACGGGAAAAGATCGGGGTCATGTTCGGTAATCCGGAGACCACCACCGGTGGTAGAGCACTGAAATTCTACTCCTCCGTCCGACTGGATATCCGTAGGATCGGATCTATCAAGAAAGGTGATGAAGTCATCGGTAACCGCACGAAGGTTAAAGTGGCCAAGAATAAGGTAGCCCCTCCTTTCAAAGTGGTCGAATTCAATATTATGTATGGTAAAGGGATCTCCAGGATATCAGAAATTCTGGACCTGGCTGTAGAGTATGATATTATTGAAAAGCGCGGAAGCTGGTACCGTTATGACGGAGAACCTATCGGACAGGGTTCTGATGCCGCCATGCAGTTTCTCGAAGAAGACGAGCAACTTACGGAGCAGATCGGTACAAAAGTGAAAAATAAGCTTATGGGTATCGAAGAACCCGAGGAAGAAGTAAAAGACGAGAAAAAGGCTAAAGAAGCCGTTGAAGAAGAAGGATAA
- a CDS encoding nuclear transport factor 2 family protein, which translates to MKKLILPFLMALLFSSGIYAQNETSTKKVWAENIRQLLDDFLYGASIDDPRAHDRFWAEDLIYTSSSGTRRGKKEIMAGYTEDHKVSEKPAVLYTSEDVEVRFYGNTAVLTFTLVATPQNDPDAPKSFYYNSGVLVRRGAQWKVINWQATAIPVNVQ; encoded by the coding sequence ATGAAAAAGCTGATCCTTCCGTTCTTAATGGCACTGTTATTCAGTTCAGGCATCTATGCACAAAATGAAACCTCTACTAAAAAAGTATGGGCAGAAAATATTCGTCAGTTACTGGATGATTTTCTATACGGTGCATCTATTGATGACCCGAGAGCTCACGATCGATTCTGGGCTGAAGACCTGATCTATACCAGCTCATCTGGTACCAGAAGAGGCAAAAAAGAAATAATGGCCGGATATACTGAAGATCATAAAGTCAGTGAAAAACCGGCGGTACTCTACACTTCAGAGGATGTGGAGGTCAGGTTTTACGGAAACACTGCGGTGCTCACATTTACACTGGTTGCTACCCCGCAGAATGACCCGGATGCACCCAAGAGCTTTTACTATAACAGTGGGGTACTGGTGAGGCGAGGGGCCCAGTGGAAGGTCATAAACTGGCAGGCCACCGCGATACCGGTAAATGTTCAGTAA
- a CDS encoding AI-2E family transporter has protein sequence MRNITLDKIVRFFIAMLAIFILSVIVYNYGNLVVFLILAMLLSYVLDPLVNRIQAFGINRTLAIGATLFSVLFLLIFISTNIFPILANEVALLTSQLTVDNIQEVAITVESRLMEKFSFLPDGFLVENTSRVLSELLDINQISSVLTDALGIFTNIFSAVLVIPFAAFFFLKDGTRIRRDILRLVPNKYFETSLTLIDKIEKRLGLYFRSVLLQSLLVATTSWLTLSIAGLENSLSVGIAVGIANTIPYFGPIIGYFLSIITSIIETGNFSLVAACLLAILIVQILDNVVFQPLIFSRSADMHPVAILFIILVGAETAGILGMLVAIPIATVIKITVNQITWSLNNYQVFRSDRIQAAPPPN, from the coding sequence ATGAGAAATATCACGCTGGACAAGATCGTACGATTCTTTATAGCTATGCTGGCTATATTCATTCTGTCTGTTATAGTGTACAACTATGGCAACCTGGTGGTATTTCTTATTCTGGCAATGCTGCTCAGTTATGTCCTGGATCCCCTGGTCAACCGGATACAGGCATTTGGAATAAACCGAACCCTGGCCATCGGAGCCACACTTTTTTCGGTACTCTTCCTGCTGATTTTCATCTCGACCAATATATTTCCGATTCTGGCCAATGAAGTCGCTCTGCTAACCTCCCAGCTTACCGTCGACAATATTCAGGAGGTAGCGATCACAGTGGAATCAAGATTAATGGAAAAATTCAGTTTTTTGCCTGATGGTTTTCTGGTGGAGAATACTTCAAGAGTACTCTCTGAATTACTCGACATAAACCAGATCTCATCCGTTCTCACAGATGCTCTGGGTATTTTCACGAACATATTCTCAGCTGTACTGGTAATCCCTTTTGCAGCTTTCTTCTTTCTGAAAGACGGTACCCGGATCCGGCGGGATATCCTGCGGCTCGTACCCAATAAATACTTTGAAACTTCTCTTACCCTCATCGATAAGATCGAGAAGAGACTGGGTTTATATTTTCGGTCTGTACTTCTTCAGAGTCTGCTGGTAGCAACCACCTCCTGGCTGACCCTCAGTATCGCAGGATTGGAAAATTCACTTTCGGTTGGTATTGCGGTAGGTATTGCAAACACGATCCCCTATTTCGGACCCATCATCGGATACTTTTTATCTATTATCACATCTATTATAGAGACCGGAAATTTTTCACTGGTTGCAGCCTGCTTACTCGCTATACTCATCGTTCAGATCCTGGACAATGTCGTTTTCCAGCCCCTAATCTTTTCAAGATCAGCAGATATGCACCCGGTTGCTATACTCTTCATAATACTAGTAGGAGCCGAGACAGCCGGGATCCTTGGGATGCTGGTGGCTATACCCATCGCTACGGTCATAAAGATCACCGTAAATCAGATCACCTGGAGTCTGAATAATTATCAGGTATTCCGAAGTGACAGAATTCAGGCCGCTCCTCCACCGAATTAG
- a CDS encoding tryptophan 2,3-dioxygenase, with protein sequence MNLSYTSYLKVDELLELQKLQSEPPEHDEVLFIIIHQTYELWFKQILHEFDKVRKDLENGNTWAAMKTLRRILTIMKTLVSQIDILETMTPLEFNSFRSFLGQSSGFQSLQFREMEILCGLRFPLMKEAHENRPDHINKLEERMNERTLWESFCQYVNTRGFSVNAERINEKGLIHEANDENQQELIRMMRSDPEAALLAELFVDFDEGLQEWRYRHVKMVERTIGTKKGTGGSEGAAYLHKTLNHQIFPDLWQIRKAF encoded by the coding sequence ATGAATTTAAGCTATACCAGTTACTTAAAGGTAGACGAACTTCTTGAACTACAAAAACTTCAGTCTGAACCGCCGGAACACGACGAAGTACTCTTTATAATAATACATCAAACCTATGAACTGTGGTTCAAGCAGATCCTTCATGAGTTTGACAAGGTAAGAAAGGATCTGGAAAACGGTAATACCTGGGCGGCTATGAAGACCCTGCGCCGAATTCTTACCATTATGAAAACTCTGGTTTCTCAGATCGATATTCTGGAAACAATGACCCCTCTGGAGTTCAACAGCTTCCGTTCTTTTCTGGGTCAGTCAAGCGGATTTCAGTCTCTGCAGTTTCGGGAAATGGAGATCCTATGCGGTCTGCGGTTTCCCTTAATGAAAGAAGCACATGAGAACCGGCCTGACCATATCAATAAACTTGAGGAGAGGATGAATGAGAGAACTCTTTGGGAAAGCTTCTGCCAGTATGTGAACACTCGAGGATTCTCTGTGAATGCTGAAAGAATAAATGAAAAAGGATTGATTCATGAAGCAAATGATGAAAATCAGCAGGAACTGATCAGAATGATGCGCAGCGATCCAGAGGCAGCATTACTGGCTGAACTGTTCGTGGATTTTGATGAAGGTCTCCAGGAATGGAGATACCGTCATGTGAAAATGGTTGAAAGAACCATTGGAACTAAGAAAGGAACCGGTGGATCGGAAGGAGCAGCCTACCTTCATAAGACTCTGAATCATCAGATCTTTCCTGATCTTTGGCAGATACGAAAGGCATTTTAG
- a CDS encoding 4-phosphoerythronate dehydrogenase — protein MIKVLADKNLYKLSSFIPEEIDLQLYDPEDDWDIPPDCDALLIRTVSPVNPQTLPEIPGSLSFIATGSSGTDHIDTSYLKQNNISIHDAKGCNARAVAEYVITALLLWAEKNDTSISNKTIGIIGCGNVGSTLGRMLDSFGIAHTDYDPPREISDLIFKSAALEEVLDADILSFHTPLVDSGLYPTHHWLNGDKLEGRKFDCIINSSRGGVTDELAVLEAYDRGRIGCLITDVWENEPELNQDMLEHSFIATPHIAGYSEQAKLKATMMICEALAEHFELTSVRSDLVEKSIKVETSDITELSELLRIIHPIMEYDHKLRAISLENDSDKLFRKLRTGLPFRYEYQNIKMDPKVLDQYQILYTLGCKSY, from the coding sequence GTGATCAAAGTATTAGCAGACAAGAATTTATACAAGCTCAGCTCATTCATACCGGAAGAGATCGATCTGCAGTTGTACGATCCAGAGGATGATTGGGACATTCCCCCGGATTGTGATGCGTTACTGATACGCACAGTAAGTCCGGTGAATCCGCAGACGCTTCCGGAGATACCCGGTTCTCTGAGTTTTATTGCAACCGGTTCGTCCGGTACTGATCATATAGATACCTCTTACCTCAAGCAGAATAACATCAGCATACACGATGCCAAGGGCTGTAATGCCCGGGCAGTTGCAGAATACGTGATCACCGCACTTCTTTTATGGGCGGAGAAAAATGACACCTCTATATCAAATAAGACTATAGGAATTATTGGCTGTGGGAATGTCGGAAGCACGTTAGGCAGGATGCTCGATTCTTTCGGGATCGCTCATACAGACTATGATCCTCCCCGTGAGATCAGTGACCTGATCTTTAAAAGTGCAGCACTCGAAGAGGTGTTGGATGCAGATATTTTAAGCTTTCATACTCCACTGGTTGATTCCGGTCTGTACCCGACCCATCACTGGCTCAATGGCGATAAACTGGAAGGGCGGAAGTTTGACTGTATTATTAATTCTTCACGCGGTGGGGTTACTGATGAATTAGCTGTTCTGGAAGCTTATGATCGCGGAAGGATCGGATGCCTGATCACAGATGTCTGGGAAAATGAACCTGAACTTAATCAGGATATGCTTGAGCACTCCTTCATTGCTACTCCGCATATCGCCGGCTATTCTGAACAGGCTAAGCTTAAAGCTACCATGATGATCTGTGAAGCCCTGGCTGAACATTTCGAATTGACTTCTGTTCGATCCGATCTGGTCGAAAAGAGCATAAAAGTTGAAACCAGTGACATAACTGAATTGTCGGAGCTGCTCAGGATAATTCACCCGATCATGGAATACGACCATAAACTAAGGGCCATTTCACTCGAAAATGACAGTGATAAGCTTTTCAGAAAACTACGTACCGGCCTTCCCTTCAGGTATGAATACCAGAATATTAAGATGGACCCAAAGGTACTGGACCAATATCAGATCTTGTATACATTGGGGTGTAAAAGTTACTGA